Proteins encoded together in one Salarias fasciatus chromosome 17, fSalaFa1.1, whole genome shotgun sequence window:
- the lemd3 gene encoding inner nuclear membrane protein Man1 isoform X2, translating into MASMQLTDEEIFSELKRLGFSAGPVTEKTRPVYLKKLKKLREEQQQRGSRASKTRNSGAFSGGATGGGTAAFRPGSPDVTHLGSGRRPGHKSTVLGFSSDESDAETPLRRKGLDHSSRAHRSSGSQHQAKISTVASHGVPARSPGGAGTALSRSSVTPDGQKRVSLGWEASAASGPDAGGRYYDESADEDDSERGSEKNSRSLNGRASSRLKSSKLAGDYSDSDEETAGGLGSEERLRSERRGASVHGGGRERSGEVSPPGGVNMPASRGEDEEERERYGDPRCRRFSRKSIYLSLDDQHGEKAARNNHVDGLEDGASRGPGRFSSGLRPRFCNHSSLSQTYRANHSNHTPNHSHSPGPLKRKLSVPEDELLQQFKREEPASSGSFSAHYLSMVLLSAACLFFLLLGLVYLRMRGSAASEAAGVIKSHPFGEDFDSSYDKIEKELILTLLLNLHDHLAFVAGQHDCGDQQHPNRSVSIQEASAYLQAQNKKFENLTLTSLEWIIRTGRDVGIRLWGLHAEEPVTDVSDISRLESTHPKMSFTCRFRRAFLTVICRVVLMAAVVGCVWGVVRYMKYRWRREEEETRNMYDMVERIIDVLRTHSDACQDNPNQLPYLPIPHVRDSLVPPPDRKKMKAIWDRAQRFVSANESRVQTESQTINGADFKVWRWIQPSLASEKTSIPSKVWQGKAFPLDRRNSPPNSLTPCLKIRNMFDPVMEVGDNWHLAIHQAILEKCSDNAGIVHIAVDKNSREGCVYVKCLSAEHSGKAFKALHGSWFDGKLVTVKYLHLDRYHQRFPEAQGCSSPLKASSLHLDAAAASSSSSSSSPRSSPRSSPRSSPRSSPRSSLGLSSSAPAAPELKLLCPLSGGPSRT; encoded by the exons atggcgtCGATGCAGCTAACGGATGAGGAGATTTTCTCTGAGTTGAAACGGCTCGGCTTCAGTGCTGGACCGGTAACCGAGAAAACACGGCCGGTATATCTGAAAAAACTTAAGAAGCTCCGCGAAGAGCAACAACAGCGAGGTTCCAGGGCCAGTAAAACCCGTAACAGCGGGGCCTTCTCCGGCGGCGCGACTGGCGGCGGCACGGCGGCATTTAGGCCCGGGAGTCCTGACGTCACGCACCTGGGCTCGGGCAGGAGACCCGGGCACAAGTCCACCGTCCTCGGCTTCAGCTCCGACGAATCTGACGCTGAAACTCCCCTGAGAAGAAAAGGCCTGGACCACAGCAGCAGGGCGCACCGGAGTTCCGGGTCTCAACACCAAGCCAAGATAAGCACCGTAGCATCGCATGGCGTGCCTGCGAGGAGCCCGGGTGGCGCCGGGACCGCATTAAGCCGCAGCTCGGTGACTCCGGACGGACAGAAGCGCGTCTCCCTGGGCTGGGAAGCGAGTGCCGCGTCCGGCCCTGACGCGGGGGGACGGTACTATGATGAATCCGCCGATGAGGACGACAGCGAGAGAGGATCGGAGAAGAATTCTCGCTCTTTAAATGGCCGTGCCTCATCCCGCCTCAAGAGCAGCAAACTAGCGGGGGATTACTCCGACTCGGACGAGGAGACCGCCGGCGGCCTCGGCTCCGAGGAGCGGCTCCGCTCGGAGCGTCGCGGGGCTTCTGTACACGGAGGAGGTCGAGAGAGGAGCGGCGAGGTGAGCCCGCCCGGAGGCGTGAATATGCCGGCAAGCCGAggtgaggacgaggaggagcgggagagaTATGGGGACCCGCGGTGCCGGCGCTTCTCTAGGAAATCCATCTACTTGTCCCTGGACGACCAGCACGGAGAGAAGGCCGCGAGGAACAACCATGTGGACGGCCTGGAGGACGGAGCATCCAGGGGCCCTGGCAGGTTTAGCTCTGGGCTCAGACCACGCTTCTGCAACCACAGCAGCCTCTCTCAGACGTACCGGGCCAACCACTCCAATCACACCCCCAACCACTCTCACAGCCCGGGGCCCCTGAAGAGGAAGCTGTCCGTCCCggaggacgagctgctgcagcagttcaAGAGAGAAGAGCCGGCctcctccgggagcttcagcgcACACTACCTGTCCatggtgctgctgtctgcagcctgcctcttcttcctgctgctgggcctggtCTACCTGAGGATGAGGGGCTCTGCCGCCTCCGAGGCGGCCGGTGTCA TTAAGAGCCACCCCTTCGGTGAAGACTTTGACTCTTCTTAT GATAAAATAGAAAAGGAGTTGATCTTGACCCTGCTGCTCAACCTTCATGACCACTTAGCCTTTGTTGCTG GTCAGCATGACTGTGGAGACCAGCAGCATCCAAACCGGAGTGTGTCCATCCAGGAGGCGTCTGCTTATCTTCAG GCTCAGAACAAGAAGTTTGAAAATCTCACTCTGACTTCACTGGAGTGGATCATCCGGACGGGCCGGGACGTGGGGATCAG GCTCTGGGGGCTGCACGCTGAAGAGCCGGTCACTGATGTGTCTGACATCTCTCGTCTGGAGTCCACACACCCCAAGATGTCCTTCACGTGTCGCTTCCGCCGCGCCTTCCTGACCGTCATCTGCAGAGTGGTCCTGATGGCCGCCG tgGTGGGCTGTGTGTGGGGCGTGGTCCGCTACATGAAGTACCGCTGgcggagagaagaggaggagaccaGGAACATGTACGACATGGTGGAGAGGATCATCG ACGTGTTGAGGACTCACAGCGACGCCTGCCAGGACAACCCCAACCAGCTGCCCTACCTGCCcatccctcatgtcagagactctctGGTGCCCCCTCCGGACCG GAAGAAGATGAAGGCGATTTGGGATCGAGCGCAGCGCTTCGTTTCAGCCAACGAGTCCAGGGTTCAAACAGAGAGTCAGACCATCAATGGAGCAGACTTCAAGGTCTGGAGGTGGATCCAGCCGTCGCTCGCCTCTGAGAAGACCTCGATCCCCTCCAAAGTCTGGCAGGGCAAAG CTTTCCCTTTGGACCGAAGGAACTCGCCGCCCAACAGCCTGACCCCGTGTCTGAAGATCAGGAACATGTTCGACCCGGTCAT GGAGGTCGGGGACAACTGGCACCTCGCCATCCACCAGGCCATCCTGGAGAAGTGCAGTGACAACGCAGGCATCGTCCACATCGCCGTGGACAAAAACTCCCGAGAG GGCTGTGTCTACGTGAagtgtctgtctgcagagcacTCAGGGAAAGCCTTCAAGGCACTTCACGGCTCCTGGTTTGATG GGAAGCTGGTGACGGTGAAGTACCTTCACCTGGACAGGTATCACCAGCGCTTCCCTGAGGCACAAGGCTGCAGCAGCCCTCTGAAGGCGTCCAGCCTCCACCTGGACGCTGCcgccgcctccagcagctccagcagc TCCAGCCCCAGATCCAGCCCCAGATCCAGCCCCAGATCCAGCCCCAGATCCAGCCCCAGATCCAGCCTCGGCCTCAGCAGCtcggctccagctgctcctgagctgaagctgctctgtcCTCTATCAGGAG GACCCAGTCGCACCTGA
- the lemd3 gene encoding inner nuclear membrane protein Man1 isoform X1, whose protein sequence is MASMQLTDEEIFSELKRLGFSAGPVTEKTRPVYLKKLKKLREEQQQRGSRASKTRNSGAFSGGATGGGTAAFRPGSPDVTHLGSGRRPGHKSTVLGFSSDESDAETPLRRKGLDHSSRAHRSSGSQHQAKISTVASHGVPARSPGGAGTALSRSSVTPDGQKRVSLGWEASAASGPDAGGRYYDESADEDDSERGSEKNSRSLNGRASSRLKSSKLAGDYSDSDEETAGGLGSEERLRSERRGASVHGGGRERSGEVSPPGGVNMPASRGEDEEERERYGDPRCRRFSRKSIYLSLDDQHGEKAARNNHVDGLEDGASRGPGRFSSGLRPRFCNHSSLSQTYRANHSNHTPNHSHSPGPLKRKLSVPEDELLQQFKREEPASSGSFSAHYLSMVLLSAACLFFLLLGLVYLRMRGSAASEAAGVIKSHPFGEDFDSSYDKIEKELILTLLLNLHDHLAFVAGQHDCGDQQHPNRSVSIQEASAYLQAQNKKFENLTLTSLEWIIRTGRDVGIRLWGLHAEEPVTDVSDISRLESTHPKMSFTCRFRRAFLTVICRVVLMAAVVGCVWGVVRYMKYRWRREEEETRNMYDMVERIIDVLRTHSDACQDNPNQLPYLPIPHVRDSLVPPPDRKKMKAIWDRAQRFVSANESRVQTESQTINGADFKVWRWIQPSLASEKTSIPSKVWQGKAFPLDRRNSPPNSLTPCLKIRNMFDPVMEVGDNWHLAIHQAILEKCSDNAGIVHIAVDKNSREGCVYVKCLSAEHSGKAFKALHGSWFDGKLVTVKYLHLDRYHQRFPEAQGCSSPLKASSLHLDAAAASSSSSSQPQIQPQIQPQIQPQIQPQIQPQIQPQIQPQIQPQIQPQIQPQIQPRPQQLGSSCS, encoded by the exons atggcgtCGATGCAGCTAACGGATGAGGAGATTTTCTCTGAGTTGAAACGGCTCGGCTTCAGTGCTGGACCGGTAACCGAGAAAACACGGCCGGTATATCTGAAAAAACTTAAGAAGCTCCGCGAAGAGCAACAACAGCGAGGTTCCAGGGCCAGTAAAACCCGTAACAGCGGGGCCTTCTCCGGCGGCGCGACTGGCGGCGGCACGGCGGCATTTAGGCCCGGGAGTCCTGACGTCACGCACCTGGGCTCGGGCAGGAGACCCGGGCACAAGTCCACCGTCCTCGGCTTCAGCTCCGACGAATCTGACGCTGAAACTCCCCTGAGAAGAAAAGGCCTGGACCACAGCAGCAGGGCGCACCGGAGTTCCGGGTCTCAACACCAAGCCAAGATAAGCACCGTAGCATCGCATGGCGTGCCTGCGAGGAGCCCGGGTGGCGCCGGGACCGCATTAAGCCGCAGCTCGGTGACTCCGGACGGACAGAAGCGCGTCTCCCTGGGCTGGGAAGCGAGTGCCGCGTCCGGCCCTGACGCGGGGGGACGGTACTATGATGAATCCGCCGATGAGGACGACAGCGAGAGAGGATCGGAGAAGAATTCTCGCTCTTTAAATGGCCGTGCCTCATCCCGCCTCAAGAGCAGCAAACTAGCGGGGGATTACTCCGACTCGGACGAGGAGACCGCCGGCGGCCTCGGCTCCGAGGAGCGGCTCCGCTCGGAGCGTCGCGGGGCTTCTGTACACGGAGGAGGTCGAGAGAGGAGCGGCGAGGTGAGCCCGCCCGGAGGCGTGAATATGCCGGCAAGCCGAggtgaggacgaggaggagcgggagagaTATGGGGACCCGCGGTGCCGGCGCTTCTCTAGGAAATCCATCTACTTGTCCCTGGACGACCAGCACGGAGAGAAGGCCGCGAGGAACAACCATGTGGACGGCCTGGAGGACGGAGCATCCAGGGGCCCTGGCAGGTTTAGCTCTGGGCTCAGACCACGCTTCTGCAACCACAGCAGCCTCTCTCAGACGTACCGGGCCAACCACTCCAATCACACCCCCAACCACTCTCACAGCCCGGGGCCCCTGAAGAGGAAGCTGTCCGTCCCggaggacgagctgctgcagcagttcaAGAGAGAAGAGCCGGCctcctccgggagcttcagcgcACACTACCTGTCCatggtgctgctgtctgcagcctgcctcttcttcctgctgctgggcctggtCTACCTGAGGATGAGGGGCTCTGCCGCCTCCGAGGCGGCCGGTGTCA TTAAGAGCCACCCCTTCGGTGAAGACTTTGACTCTTCTTAT GATAAAATAGAAAAGGAGTTGATCTTGACCCTGCTGCTCAACCTTCATGACCACTTAGCCTTTGTTGCTG GTCAGCATGACTGTGGAGACCAGCAGCATCCAAACCGGAGTGTGTCCATCCAGGAGGCGTCTGCTTATCTTCAG GCTCAGAACAAGAAGTTTGAAAATCTCACTCTGACTTCACTGGAGTGGATCATCCGGACGGGCCGGGACGTGGGGATCAG GCTCTGGGGGCTGCACGCTGAAGAGCCGGTCACTGATGTGTCTGACATCTCTCGTCTGGAGTCCACACACCCCAAGATGTCCTTCACGTGTCGCTTCCGCCGCGCCTTCCTGACCGTCATCTGCAGAGTGGTCCTGATGGCCGCCG tgGTGGGCTGTGTGTGGGGCGTGGTCCGCTACATGAAGTACCGCTGgcggagagaagaggaggagaccaGGAACATGTACGACATGGTGGAGAGGATCATCG ACGTGTTGAGGACTCACAGCGACGCCTGCCAGGACAACCCCAACCAGCTGCCCTACCTGCCcatccctcatgtcagagactctctGGTGCCCCCTCCGGACCG GAAGAAGATGAAGGCGATTTGGGATCGAGCGCAGCGCTTCGTTTCAGCCAACGAGTCCAGGGTTCAAACAGAGAGTCAGACCATCAATGGAGCAGACTTCAAGGTCTGGAGGTGGATCCAGCCGTCGCTCGCCTCTGAGAAGACCTCGATCCCCTCCAAAGTCTGGCAGGGCAAAG CTTTCCCTTTGGACCGAAGGAACTCGCCGCCCAACAGCCTGACCCCGTGTCTGAAGATCAGGAACATGTTCGACCCGGTCAT GGAGGTCGGGGACAACTGGCACCTCGCCATCCACCAGGCCATCCTGGAGAAGTGCAGTGACAACGCAGGCATCGTCCACATCGCCGTGGACAAAAACTCCCGAGAG GGCTGTGTCTACGTGAagtgtctgtctgcagagcacTCAGGGAAAGCCTTCAAGGCACTTCACGGCTCCTGGTTTGATG GGAAGCTGGTGACGGTGAAGTACCTTCACCTGGACAGGTATCACCAGCGCTTCCCTGAGGCACAAGGCTGCAGCAGCCCTCTGAAGGCGTCCAGCCTCCACCTGGACGCTGCcgccgcctccagcagctccagcagccagccCCAAATCCAGCCCCAGATCCAGCCCCAGATCCAGCCCCAGATCCAGCCCCAGATCCAGCCCCAGATCCAGCCCCAGATCCAGCCCCAGATCCAGCCCCAGATCCAGCCCCAGATCCAGCCCCAGATCCAGCCTCGGCCTCAGCAGCtcggctccagctgctcctga
- the lemd3 gene encoding inner nuclear membrane protein Man1 isoform X3, which produces MASMQLTDEEIFSELKRLGFSAGPVTEKTRPVYLKKLKKLREEQQQRGSRASKTRNSGAFSGGATGGGTAAFRPGSPDVTHLGSGRRPGHKSTVLGFSSDESDAETPLRRKGLDHSSRAHRSSGSQHQAKISTVASHGVPARSPGGAGTALSRSSVTPDGQKRVSLGWEASAASGPDAGGRYYDESADEDDSERGSEKNSRSLNGRASSRLKSSKLAGDYSDSDEETAGGLGSEERLRSERRGASVHGGGRERSGEVSPPGGVNMPASRGEDEEERERYGDPRCRRFSRKSIYLSLDDQHGEKAARNNHVDGLEDGASRGPGRFSSGLRPRFCNHSSLSQTYRANHSNHTPNHSHSPGPLKRKLSVPEDELLQQFKREEPASSGSFSAHYLSMVLLSAACLFFLLLGLVYLRMRGSAASEAAGVIKSHPFGEDFDSSYDKIEKELILTLLLNLHDHLAFVAGQHDCGDQQHPNRSVSIQEASAYLQAQNKKFENLTLTSLEWIIRTGRDVGIRLWGLHAEEPVTDVSDISRLESTHPKMSFTCRFRRAFLTVICRVVLMAAVVGCVWGVVRYMKYRWRREEEETRNMYDMVERIIDVLRTHSDACQDNPNQLPYLPIPHVRDSLVPPPDRKKMKAIWDRAQRFVSANESRVQTESQTINGADFKVWRWIQPSLASEKTSIPSKVWQGKAFPLDRRNSPPNSLTPCLKIRNMFDPVMEVGDNWHLAIHQAILEKCSDNAGIVHIAVDKNSREGCVYVKCLSAEHSGKAFKALHGSWFDGKLVTVKYLHLDRYHQRFPEAQGCSSPLKASSLHLDAAAASSSSSSSSPRSSPRSSPRSSPRSSPRSSLGLSSSAPAAPELKLLCPLSGGGIC; this is translated from the exons atggcgtCGATGCAGCTAACGGATGAGGAGATTTTCTCTGAGTTGAAACGGCTCGGCTTCAGTGCTGGACCGGTAACCGAGAAAACACGGCCGGTATATCTGAAAAAACTTAAGAAGCTCCGCGAAGAGCAACAACAGCGAGGTTCCAGGGCCAGTAAAACCCGTAACAGCGGGGCCTTCTCCGGCGGCGCGACTGGCGGCGGCACGGCGGCATTTAGGCCCGGGAGTCCTGACGTCACGCACCTGGGCTCGGGCAGGAGACCCGGGCACAAGTCCACCGTCCTCGGCTTCAGCTCCGACGAATCTGACGCTGAAACTCCCCTGAGAAGAAAAGGCCTGGACCACAGCAGCAGGGCGCACCGGAGTTCCGGGTCTCAACACCAAGCCAAGATAAGCACCGTAGCATCGCATGGCGTGCCTGCGAGGAGCCCGGGTGGCGCCGGGACCGCATTAAGCCGCAGCTCGGTGACTCCGGACGGACAGAAGCGCGTCTCCCTGGGCTGGGAAGCGAGTGCCGCGTCCGGCCCTGACGCGGGGGGACGGTACTATGATGAATCCGCCGATGAGGACGACAGCGAGAGAGGATCGGAGAAGAATTCTCGCTCTTTAAATGGCCGTGCCTCATCCCGCCTCAAGAGCAGCAAACTAGCGGGGGATTACTCCGACTCGGACGAGGAGACCGCCGGCGGCCTCGGCTCCGAGGAGCGGCTCCGCTCGGAGCGTCGCGGGGCTTCTGTACACGGAGGAGGTCGAGAGAGGAGCGGCGAGGTGAGCCCGCCCGGAGGCGTGAATATGCCGGCAAGCCGAggtgaggacgaggaggagcgggagagaTATGGGGACCCGCGGTGCCGGCGCTTCTCTAGGAAATCCATCTACTTGTCCCTGGACGACCAGCACGGAGAGAAGGCCGCGAGGAACAACCATGTGGACGGCCTGGAGGACGGAGCATCCAGGGGCCCTGGCAGGTTTAGCTCTGGGCTCAGACCACGCTTCTGCAACCACAGCAGCCTCTCTCAGACGTACCGGGCCAACCACTCCAATCACACCCCCAACCACTCTCACAGCCCGGGGCCCCTGAAGAGGAAGCTGTCCGTCCCggaggacgagctgctgcagcagttcaAGAGAGAAGAGCCGGCctcctccgggagcttcagcgcACACTACCTGTCCatggtgctgctgtctgcagcctgcctcttcttcctgctgctgggcctggtCTACCTGAGGATGAGGGGCTCTGCCGCCTCCGAGGCGGCCGGTGTCA TTAAGAGCCACCCCTTCGGTGAAGACTTTGACTCTTCTTAT GATAAAATAGAAAAGGAGTTGATCTTGACCCTGCTGCTCAACCTTCATGACCACTTAGCCTTTGTTGCTG GTCAGCATGACTGTGGAGACCAGCAGCATCCAAACCGGAGTGTGTCCATCCAGGAGGCGTCTGCTTATCTTCAG GCTCAGAACAAGAAGTTTGAAAATCTCACTCTGACTTCACTGGAGTGGATCATCCGGACGGGCCGGGACGTGGGGATCAG GCTCTGGGGGCTGCACGCTGAAGAGCCGGTCACTGATGTGTCTGACATCTCTCGTCTGGAGTCCACACACCCCAAGATGTCCTTCACGTGTCGCTTCCGCCGCGCCTTCCTGACCGTCATCTGCAGAGTGGTCCTGATGGCCGCCG tgGTGGGCTGTGTGTGGGGCGTGGTCCGCTACATGAAGTACCGCTGgcggagagaagaggaggagaccaGGAACATGTACGACATGGTGGAGAGGATCATCG ACGTGTTGAGGACTCACAGCGACGCCTGCCAGGACAACCCCAACCAGCTGCCCTACCTGCCcatccctcatgtcagagactctctGGTGCCCCCTCCGGACCG GAAGAAGATGAAGGCGATTTGGGATCGAGCGCAGCGCTTCGTTTCAGCCAACGAGTCCAGGGTTCAAACAGAGAGTCAGACCATCAATGGAGCAGACTTCAAGGTCTGGAGGTGGATCCAGCCGTCGCTCGCCTCTGAGAAGACCTCGATCCCCTCCAAAGTCTGGCAGGGCAAAG CTTTCCCTTTGGACCGAAGGAACTCGCCGCCCAACAGCCTGACCCCGTGTCTGAAGATCAGGAACATGTTCGACCCGGTCAT GGAGGTCGGGGACAACTGGCACCTCGCCATCCACCAGGCCATCCTGGAGAAGTGCAGTGACAACGCAGGCATCGTCCACATCGCCGTGGACAAAAACTCCCGAGAG GGCTGTGTCTACGTGAagtgtctgtctgcagagcacTCAGGGAAAGCCTTCAAGGCACTTCACGGCTCCTGGTTTGATG GGAAGCTGGTGACGGTGAAGTACCTTCACCTGGACAGGTATCACCAGCGCTTCCCTGAGGCACAAGGCTGCAGCAGCCCTCTGAAGGCGTCCAGCCTCCACCTGGACGCTGCcgccgcctccagcagctccagcagc TCCAGCCCCAGATCCAGCCCCAGATCCAGCCCCAGATCCAGCCCCAGATCCAGCCCCAGATCCAGCCTCGGCCTCAGCAGCtcggctccagctgctcctgagctgaagctgctctgtcCTCTATCAGGAGGTGGGATCTGCTGA